The following are encoded together in the Armatimonadota bacterium genome:
- a CDS encoding DUF4382 domain-containing protein, with protein MTYAKQAVLAVVISLVAVGVILVTCPGCGGGDDGGAAQTARLSVAITDASGPFAEVHLSVVAVRVVRLGSGSAPTGPGLPLIASFSPARQVSVLDLAYQQEILGTASVPVGTYEQVRLVVAPNVSGQPPANYVTLLSDPTTKLPLDTPSGETAGLKVLGRFEVQPGVANAIVLDFDPSRAIVTAGQSGKYLFKPTGIRIVDVSQTLPNYGSLSLTVDPASAWPDAMVYVTPMGSSVPIAAGTVNTSDGSFRAFLPSGQYSVSITASGFQTYNTALLAPPIYYPVAIGADTPVGTVTLAAP; from the coding sequence TCGTGACCTGTCCGGGATGTGGTGGTGGAGATGATGGTGGAGCGGCACAGACCGCTCGTCTCTCGGTTGCGATAACAGACGCGAGTGGCCCCTTTGCTGAAGTGCATCTCTCCGTGGTCGCCGTCCGGGTGGTCCGTCTTGGCAGTGGCAGCGCCCCAACGGGACCCGGCCTTCCCCTCATCGCAAGTTTCTCCCCGGCGCGGCAAGTCAGTGTTCTTGATCTTGCCTACCAGCAGGAAATACTCGGAACGGCGAGCGTGCCCGTGGGCACCTACGAACAAGTCAGACTGGTGGTGGCTCCCAACGTGTCAGGGCAGCCGCCCGCGAACTATGTGACCTTGCTGTCAGACCCCACAACGAAACTCCCCCTTGATACCCCCAGTGGCGAGACGGCGGGACTCAAGGTCCTGGGGCGTTTTGAGGTCCAGCCGGGCGTTGCCAACGCCATTGTTCTCGACTTCGATCCGTCACGGGCGATCGTCACCGCAGGCCAGAGCGGCAAGTACCTGTTCAAGCCCACAGGCATACGCATCGTCGATGTCAGCCAGACGCTGCCGAACTATGGGTCGCTCTCGCTGACTGTGGACCCTGCGTCCGCCTGGCCGGACGCCATGGTCTACGTCACGCCTATGGGCAGCAGCGTCCCGATCGCAGCCGGCACGGTGAACACCAGTGATGGCTCTTTCCGGGCATTCCTGCCCTCGGGCCAGTATTCCGTAAGCATCACCGCTTCCGGATTCCAGACGTACAACACAGCGCTCCTGGCGCCACCGATCTACTACCCGGTAGCTATTGGGGCAGACACGCCGGTAGGCACGGTAACACTGGCTGCGCCATAG
- a CDS encoding VCBS repeat-containing protein has product MKPFPLTAMLALGITVLSSSCLWAAPDVEWTGKSRFRLLVSVAPADIAPRQFDCRPATIDLDFGKVLAETGVSGLVDPASIQVIQHDAATGAPVGGVAFRLGRGPHDLPYRYDEVDPRPYWWLFSLLGDGQRGRLTWTHTQRGDAVSHYAIYFDLAESSDAVRAPARGWIGDGDGLFRERGPLPSMLHTRPDAFDWDADGRLDLLIGNIRGYVFLYRNVGSTEAPEFQGPYFIQADGEPLKVPWYSAPRVADWDSDGLPDLIVGHDPSGQVRFFQNVGSRTAPKLTSRGQILADGQPITCPFEPVPEAPGIFGKDYTGVPEVVDWNGDGRLDLLMGGYVTGRIFYFENVGAEADGLPILSARGALEADGEIFDVIWQASPTARDIDGDGLPELVTGSMFMSASGGEEAPAGRPGLFMLKNRGTAAAPVLTQVSFPLDGTWHETFLLNPKFVDWNADGLQDLIVGTNTVAVVYLNVGTATQPLFRRQEPLTVGWVPHLVHPDWMGDWDGDGGLDALQAHGGGSVSLKSNAVQGNPPVFEDVAELRTASGASMCKPPEHGDPWAASIACDWDDDGDQDIIVGDVAGYVWYYRNTGTREAPVFDEGTRLQLETGAPLVAGIDPDTPITDFTVLQGNRAVPACADFDGDGLKDLVTGDAVGGVTHFRNVGTAADPVFAPGRILAKLSGRVHVAAAEMTGDGRPDLIVAQSGGGAGDQVMVVENRPGDDGPVLQFPGRKLDLAWIPYPQPSVVDINRDGDLDVVLGSSYSVLYFADGSYIRAGTANAEATGAERRDD; this is encoded by the coding sequence ATGAAGCCGTTCCCCTTGACCGCCATGCTTGCGCTGGGCATCACCGTACTCTCATCGTCCTGCCTGTGGGCCGCACCGGATGTCGAATGGACAGGGAAGAGCCGGTTCCGACTTCTCGTGTCGGTTGCCCCGGCGGACATCGCCCCGCGCCAGTTTGACTGCCGGCCTGCGACCATCGATCTCGACTTCGGCAAGGTGCTTGCCGAGACTGGTGTGAGTGGCCTCGTCGATCCCGCGTCAATCCAGGTCATCCAGCATGATGCCGCGACCGGGGCGCCAGTGGGGGGAGTGGCGTTCCGCCTCGGCAGAGGTCCGCATGACCTGCCCTACCGGTATGATGAGGTCGACCCGCGGCCCTACTGGTGGCTGTTCTCCCTGCTCGGAGACGGCCAGCGCGGCAGACTCACGTGGACCCACACCCAGCGCGGCGACGCAGTGTCCCACTACGCGATCTACTTCGACCTCGCGGAATCGTCCGATGCCGTGCGCGCCCCGGCGAGGGGCTGGATCGGCGACGGGGATGGGCTGTTCCGGGAACGCGGCCCGCTGCCGTCAATGCTGCATACCCGCCCGGACGCCTTTGACTGGGATGCCGACGGCCGGCTTGACCTGCTCATCGGCAATATCCGCGGATACGTGTTCCTGTACCGCAATGTCGGCTCTACCGAAGCGCCCGAGTTCCAAGGGCCATACTTCATCCAGGCCGACGGCGAGCCGTTGAAGGTGCCGTGGTATTCGGCGCCCCGCGTGGCTGACTGGGATTCCGACGGCTTGCCCGATCTGATCGTCGGTCACGACCCCAGCGGGCAGGTGAGGTTCTTCCAGAACGTGGGCTCGCGCACAGCGCCGAAGCTGACGTCTCGCGGGCAGATCCTCGCTGACGGGCAGCCGATCACCTGCCCCTTCGAGCCTGTGCCCGAAGCGCCGGGGATCTTCGGAAAGGACTACACCGGCGTCCCGGAAGTGGTGGACTGGAATGGCGACGGGCGGCTCGACCTGCTCATGGGCGGGTATGTCACGGGCCGCATCTTCTACTTTGAGAATGTGGGCGCCGAGGCGGATGGCCTCCCGATCCTGTCTGCTCGCGGGGCCCTCGAGGCGGACGGCGAGATCTTCGACGTGATCTGGCAGGCATCCCCCACGGCGCGCGATATCGATGGCGACGGACTGCCCGAGTTGGTGACCGGCAGCATGTTCATGAGCGCCAGCGGTGGGGAAGAGGCGCCCGCCGGTCGCCCCGGACTGTTCATGCTCAAGAACAGGGGAACCGCCGCCGCTCCTGTTCTGACCCAGGTGTCCTTCCCGCTGGATGGGACCTGGCACGAGACCTTCCTGCTCAATCCCAAGTTTGTCGACTGGAACGCCGACGGCCTGCAGGACCTCATCGTGGGCACGAACACCGTTGCCGTCGTATACCTGAACGTGGGTACCGCGACGCAGCCGCTGTTCCGCCGGCAGGAGCCGCTGACGGTGGGCTGGGTGCCCCACCTGGTTCATCCCGACTGGATGGGAGACTGGGACGGTGACGGCGGGCTGGATGCGCTCCAGGCGCACGGAGGAGGATCGGTTTCCCTCAAGTCGAACGCCGTTCAGGGCAACCCTCCCGTCTTCGAAGACGTGGCCGAGTTGCGTACGGCGTCTGGTGCGAGCATGTGCAAGCCCCCGGAGCATGGCGATCCGTGGGCCGCTTCGATTGCCTGTGACTGGGACGACGACGGCGATCAGGACATCATCGTCGGAGACGTGGCCGGGTATGTCTGGTATTACCGCAATACCGGAACGCGGGAAGCGCCCGTCTTCGACGAGGGAACGCGGCTGCAGCTTGAGACGGGTGCGCCCCTTGTCGCGGGAATCGACCCGGACACTCCCATCACCGACTTCACCGTGCTCCAGGGGAACCGTGCAGTCCCGGCCTGCGCGGACTTTGATGGCGATGGCCTCAAGGACCTCGTAACAGGCGATGCCGTGGGTGGGGTGACCCACTTCCGGAACGTGGGGACGGCCGCAGATCCGGTCTTTGCGCCGGGCAGGATACTGGCGAAGCTGTCAGGGCGCGTGCATGTGGCGGCTGCCGAGATGACCGGAGATGGCAGGCCAGATCTCATCGTCGCGCAGTCCGGCGGAGGCGCGGGCGATCAGGTGATGGTTGTCGAAAACCGCCCGGGGGATGATGGGCCGGTCCTCCAGTTCCCCGGTAGGAAGCTCGACCTTGCATGGATTCCGTACCCTCAGCCCTCGGTGGTGGATATCAACCGCGACGGGGACCTGGATGTTGTGCTGGGGTCCTCATACAGCGTGCTGTACTTCGCGGACGGCAGTTATATCCGCGCAGGAACCGCGAACGCAGAGGCTACAGGTGCGGAGAGGCGGGATGACTGA
- a CDS encoding DUF2961 domain-containing protein: MTPGNPLSGLELLRDQQTMRSSSSDPDWRNGNGDARGIPAGQTLTLCELEGPGVITHIWFTIAHNVQGYSRLLTLRMYWDGEEHPSVEAPVGDFFVIGHGVDRPFASLPVRVSSDGRARNCYWPMPFARSARITVTNESDQPCGAFFWYIDWQKQSTLPENTAYFHAMYRQEFPCMMGRNYLIADIEGRGQYVGTVQSVYHTSEGWYGEGDDFFFIDGEEEPRLRGTGTEDYFCDAWGFRQFDGPYYGIPLWEGYSPGDRGTAYRWHIGDAVSFQKSLRVEIEHKGSQSFPDNTWSGFIERDDLMSSVAFWYQTEPHKPWPPLPPGSKRLPSRDETIAIGYRLVPTAAHSEHPMSVQDLPGMATDGKQMFFTPRDDTGWVEIPFTVAEDTTALLVGKFIHSWDYGTYRALLDGQQLEIMDLYNSAPTPKEHKWGMRELKAGEHILRLECVGKPEKSKGFFLGFDALVFRIPAYTRPAGKDLRDLQAGN; encoded by the coding sequence ATGACGCCCGGTAACCCGTTGTCCGGCCTCGAACTGCTGCGGGATCAGCAGACCATGAGGTCCTCGTCCTCGGACCCTGACTGGCGGAACGGGAATGGCGATGCCCGCGGTATACCGGCGGGGCAGACGCTCACGCTCTGCGAGCTCGAAGGCCCTGGGGTCATCACCCACATCTGGTTCACCATCGCCCACAATGTCCAGGGGTACTCGCGCCTGCTCACGCTGCGCATGTACTGGGACGGCGAAGAGCATCCCAGCGTTGAGGCGCCAGTCGGTGACTTCTTCGTGATCGGGCACGGGGTAGACAGGCCTTTCGCATCTCTGCCCGTGCGGGTGAGTTCGGACGGACGGGCGCGCAACTGCTACTGGCCCATGCCTTTCGCCAGATCCGCGCGAATCACCGTGACCAATGAAAGTGACCAGCCGTGCGGGGCGTTCTTCTGGTACATCGACTGGCAGAAGCAGAGCACGCTGCCCGAGAACACTGCCTACTTCCACGCCATGTACCGCCAGGAGTTCCCGTGCATGATGGGGCGGAACTACCTGATCGCGGACATTGAGGGACGCGGGCAGTACGTAGGCACGGTGCAGAGTGTCTATCACACATCCGAGGGATGGTACGGAGAGGGCGACGATTTCTTCTTCATCGACGGTGAAGAGGAACCGCGCCTGCGAGGTACGGGCACTGAAGACTACTTCTGCGATGCCTGGGGTTTCCGCCAGTTCGACGGCCCCTACTACGGCATCCCGCTCTGGGAGGGCTACTCACCCGGAGACCGGGGCACGGCTTACCGCTGGCATATCGGCGACGCAGTGTCTTTCCAGAAGTCCCTGCGCGTGGAGATCGAGCACAAGGGCTCCCAGAGCTTCCCCGACAATACCTGGAGCGGGTTCATCGAGCGCGATGACCTCATGTCCTCGGTGGCCTTCTGGTACCAGACCGAGCCCCACAAGCCCTGGCCGCCGCTGCCGCCGGGCTCGAAACGGCTACCCTCCAGGGACGAGACCATCGCCATCGGTTACCGGCTTGTGCCCACCGCTGCCCACTCAGAGCACCCAATGTCGGTTCAGGATCTCCCCGGCATGGCCACGGATGGCAAGCAGATGTTTTTCACCCCCCGGGATGACACGGGTTGGGTGGAAATCCCCTTCACTGTTGCCGAGGACACCACCGCGCTTCTCGTGGGCAAGTTCATCCACTCCTGGGACTACGGCACCTACCGAGCCCTGCTGGATGGACAGCAGTTGGAGATCATGGACCTGTACAACTCCGCACCCACCCCGAAGGAACACAAGTGGGGTATGCGGGAACTCAAGGCTGGCGAGCACATCCTGCGCCTGGAGTGCGTCGGGAAGCCCGAGAAGTCCAAAGGTTTCTTCCTGGGATTCGATGCCCTGGTGTTCCGCATACCCGCATACACGCGTCCGGCCGGCAAGGATCTGCGGGACCTGCAGGCCGGGAACTGA
- a CDS encoding cellulase family glycosylhydrolase produces MTFAGFTAAARAVLLAVAAGSCMAQTVETPGRIVVKDGAFVVKETGEPFTPLGVNYYRVGKVDGDKVVHATFCPGFYDRPFIEKMMADVAAWGFNTVRTFQVYHVGPSGILVSRESREIAPGYLDNVVHFLQQARAHGIHVIFSWDIWMPGSDWWAETPLPGEEACDLRPDWDNAQGINGFRLHRGSVRTRANAIVALIEAIRARDPNLLPVVMAWELENEVYLSATKEPFSLRKGAFRFAGRSYDLSSDAEAQDLMDAVLIQWADCCARAIRKADPETLVGTGLFSFAAVGRGGPGTRSRDQTADERIPGRPLALLRSSLDYVDLHLYAWRTPEKSVAWHLERNLESSEWDTVRSAARDLGKPLMSGECGLFANYLRSAPNWQEINHELGADCFREHVEGMGRAGLAGALYWSYGNPDSTAGDENPVLTFHPQYGRILRETWPK; encoded by the coding sequence ATGACGTTCGCCGGCTTCACGGCTGCCGCACGTGCCGTCCTGCTTGCTGTCGCCGCGGGCTCCTGCATGGCACAGACAGTGGAGACGCCCGGCAGGATTGTTGTGAAAGATGGAGCGTTCGTGGTCAAGGAAACCGGCGAGCCCTTCACCCCGCTGGGAGTGAACTACTACCGCGTCGGCAAAGTGGACGGCGACAAGGTGGTCCATGCCACCTTCTGCCCGGGCTTCTATGACAGGCCCTTCATCGAGAAGATGATGGCCGATGTCGCAGCCTGGGGCTTCAACACCGTCCGGACCTTCCAGGTGTACCACGTCGGCCCCAGCGGCATACTGGTCTCGCGCGAATCCCGCGAGATCGCGCCGGGCTACCTGGACAACGTGGTCCATTTCCTGCAGCAGGCGCGTGCCCACGGCATCCACGTGATCTTCTCATGGGACATCTGGATGCCCGGCTCGGACTGGTGGGCTGAGACACCGCTACCTGGGGAGGAAGCCTGCGACCTGCGTCCGGACTGGGATAATGCGCAGGGCATCAACGGCTTCCGCCTGCACCGGGGCTCGGTGCGGACCCGGGCCAATGCCATCGTAGCGCTGATCGAGGCGATCCGCGCCCGGGACCCGAACCTGCTGCCCGTGGTTATGGCCTGGGAGCTTGAGAACGAGGTGTATCTGAGCGCCACGAAGGAGCCCTTCAGCCTGCGGAAAGGGGCATTCCGGTTCGCAGGCCGAAGCTACGATCTTTCCTCCGACGCGGAAGCTCAGGACCTCATGGATGCGGTGCTGATCCAGTGGGCCGATTGCTGCGCGCGGGCTATCCGCAAGGCTGACCCCGAAACACTGGTGGGCACGGGTCTCTTCAGTTTCGCCGCCGTGGGCAGAGGTGGGCCAGGCACGCGTTCGCGGGACCAGACCGCCGATGAACGCATCCCCGGGCGTCCGCTTGCCTTGCTGCGATCGAGTCTCGACTACGTTGACCTGCATCTGTACGCCTGGCGCACCCCGGAGAAGAGCGTCGCGTGGCACCTGGAGCGCAACCTGGAGTCCTCGGAGTGGGACACGGTCCGCTCGGCGGCGCGTGACCTCGGCAAGCCCCTGATGTCGGGCGAATGCGGGCTGTTCGCCAACTACCTGCGCAGTGCACCGAACTGGCAGGAGATCAACCACGAACTGGGCGCGGATTGTTTCCGCGAGCACGTCGAGGGTATGGGACGCGCAGGTCTGGCCGGTGCACTGTACTGGTCCTACGGGAACCCGGACAGCACCGCCGGAGATGAGAACCCCGTACTCACATTCCACCCGCAATACGGGCGCATCCTGCGGGAAACCTGGCCGAAGTAG
- a CDS encoding NPCBM/NEW2 domain-containing protein, giving the protein MGNTTSRTASRFVVAVALLALLTVTGHTGETVPLTSLKLDLATQDWGTPRVDKSVDGNPLSIGGRKFEHGFGTHAMSVLYVSLKGGSDRFAAWVGVDDEIGDRGTVEFVVQGDERDLFRSGVMKGGQEAKKVDIDVRGIQILVLLVTDAGDGINYDHADWADAQFEVSGARPVAMAGPDGEPVILTPKPGPEPRINGPKVFGARPGNPFLFKVPATGDRPLTYAAEGLPEGLSIDPDTGIITGSVVQVGTYRAIITVSNALGSKSRELRIEIGEGIALTPPMGWNSWNCWAGAVDEDKVRRCARAMVSTGLVDHGWSYVNIDDTWQAARGGPLNALQGNEKFPDLKGLCDEIHSLGLKAGIYSTPWITSYAGFPGGSSNSEDGSWNRERGHGKFGFEEADAKQFAAWGFDYLKYDWNPNDVPHVEKMAVALRASGRDIVYSLSNSAPYELASEWMRLAHCWRTTGDITDRWSSVSGIGFSQDPWGPFAGPGHWNDPDMLVVGEVGWGPNLHPTHLTPNEQYSHISLWCLLSAPLLLGCDLEKLDDFTLSLLTNDEVLEINQDPLGEQARRVAVTGKTEVWCKYLEDGSRAVGLFNRGETEVTVTAHWPDLWIQGPQRVRDLWRQEDLDVFTDHFEAKVPRHGVVLVKLTADQ; this is encoded by the coding sequence ATGGGCAACACAACATCCCGCACGGCAAGCCGGTTCGTCGTGGCTGTAGCACTGCTTGCATTGCTTACCGTCACCGGGCACACAGGGGAGACAGTTCCCCTGACCAGTCTCAAGCTGGATCTTGCCACACAGGATTGGGGAACGCCGCGGGTGGATAAGTCGGTGGACGGCAACCCGCTTTCCATCGGCGGCCGAAAGTTCGAGCACGGATTCGGAACCCACGCCATGAGCGTGCTGTATGTGAGCCTCAAGGGCGGCAGCGACCGCTTCGCGGCCTGGGTCGGGGTGGATGACGAAATCGGCGACCGCGGGACCGTGGAGTTCGTGGTGCAGGGAGACGAACGTGACTTGTTCCGGTCTGGGGTGATGAAGGGCGGGCAGGAAGCAAAGAAAGTGGACATCGATGTCCGCGGGATCCAGATCCTGGTGCTCCTCGTGACAGACGCAGGAGACGGCATCAACTACGACCACGCCGACTGGGCTGATGCGCAGTTCGAAGTATCGGGTGCGAGGCCCGTGGCGATGGCTGGCCCTGACGGCGAGCCGGTAATCCTCACCCCGAAACCTGGGCCCGAGCCGCGCATCAATGGCCCGAAGGTATTTGGAGCGCGCCCCGGCAACCCATTCCTGTTCAAGGTTCCGGCCACGGGAGACAGGCCCCTCACATACGCGGCGGAAGGCCTGCCGGAGGGCCTGAGCATCGACCCGGACACAGGTATTATCACCGGATCGGTTGTGCAGGTGGGAACGTACCGGGCAATCATCACGGTAAGCAACGCGCTGGGAAGCAAGTCCCGCGAGCTGCGCATCGAGATCGGCGAGGGCATCGCGCTCACGCCGCCGATGGGCTGGAACAGTTGGAATTGTTGGGCCGGAGCGGTGGATGAGGACAAAGTGCGCCGTTGCGCGAGAGCCATGGTGTCCACCGGTCTTGTCGACCACGGGTGGAGTTACGTGAACATTGACGATACGTGGCAGGCCGCAAGAGGTGGCCCGCTGAATGCACTCCAGGGGAACGAGAAGTTCCCGGACCTCAAGGGCCTCTGCGATGAGATACACAGTCTCGGTCTCAAGGCCGGGATCTACTCGACCCCATGGATCACCTCCTACGCAGGCTTCCCGGGCGGCTCCAGCAATTCCGAAGACGGAAGCTGGAACCGCGAGCGCGGCCACGGCAAGTTCGGCTTTGAGGAAGCCGATGCCAAGCAGTTCGCGGCCTGGGGATTTGACTATCTCAAGTATGACTGGAACCCCAACGACGTCCCGCACGTGGAGAAGATGGCCGTCGCCCTGCGAGCAAGCGGGCGGGATATCGTCTACAGCCTGTCCAACAGCGCGCCGTATGAGCTGGCTTCCGAGTGGATGCGTCTGGCCCACTGCTGGCGGACCACCGGCGACATCACCGACCGCTGGAGCAGCGTGAGCGGGATCGGATTCTCGCAGGACCCGTGGGGACCTTTTGCCGGCCCGGGCCACTGGAACGACCCGGACATGCTGGTTGTGGGGGAAGTCGGCTGGGGTCCGAACCTGCACCCCACCCACCTCACGCCCAATGAGCAGTACAGCCACATCAGTCTCTGGTGCCTGCTTTCGGCCCCGTTGCTGCTGGGCTGCGACCTGGAGAAGCTGGACGACTTCACCCTGAGCCTGCTCACCAATGACGAAGTGCTGGAGATCAACCAGGACCCTCTCGGTGAGCAGGCCAGGCGAGTAGCCGTCACGGGGAAAACTGAGGTCTGGTGCAAGTACCTGGAAGACGGAAGCCGAGCGGTGGGGCTTTTCAACCGCGGGGAGACCGAGGTCACAGTCACGGCGCACTGGCCGGACCTGTGGATTCAGGGGCCACAGCGAGTGCGGGACCTGTGGCGACAGGAGGACCTGGACGTCTTCACGGACCACTTCGAAGCGAAAGTCCCCCGCCACGGGGTTGTGCTGGTGAAACTGACCGCGGATCAGTAG
- a CDS encoding DUF4838 domain-containing protein — protein MKVFEYGILLCILAALPACQAPAQSLTLADNGRSEFRIVIAKDASPSTKWAADELQRWLKEMTGATLPIATDDSAMTEHEIVLGANAHLAKLGVRPPMDELGLEGYIIRTSGPHLLLIGGPVRGVVYSVFGLLEDHLGCRWFTPEVSRIPKRNKLTVGPLDEKKIPALEYREPFVMDCFDGDWCARNRVNSSAGRLEDKHGGKIQYYGFVHTFNQLVPPEKYYDEHPEYFSLINGKRMKGYYQLCLTNPDVLRIATEEIRKRMREHPEAFVFSVSQNDTHGACQCENCQAIVEREGSEAGPLIEFVNKIADAVKDEFPDKAIDTLAYQYTRKAPKNVRPRPNVIVRLCSIECCFSHPLRTCNSGENAAFRKDLEDWAKVSERLWVWDYATSFANYLVPFPNRHVLRDNIRFFIENNVTGIFEQNTYTTLCGEFNALDGYMHAKFLWDPNYDEDKAMDEFLAGVYGKAATPIRKYLDMLRDKVVNENIHMHIWEGPNAPYLTDELIAEADKLWDQAAAAVADDPATLNRVNVARLSMDWLILERTKRTVTSAYEFRNGKYEAEAIPGYRERVDRFFTTAAKNNLTQLREGGTPPETLWQRLRSKSSSYDVLSMGDRALSVGIVPGLGGRILIMQSEGGPNLLSLGAPEDPAYPATGGYGESWQGGLHGPGWSDPFESSPVQETDDSWSVEMTHDLADGVKLTRTVMVPKGKGYCEILSCVSNGREDQQPGDLRACFGLDLGDVDQVTAILPAMGEEGVISLSLTQDEAKRQLSFTPEQIGGGVKFVNHAAGKGVEIIPSAPQIERVWVRVDARRDVITFEVKTRATVAPGEKACLRQWVRPLRNVASFARAVHSGAETHSARRLVAQDDEITLGNYGNWGWIEQVEGASDGYAIRLNNNHIEWCCQWRYNHQELEPETKYDVFARIKVGKKGDGGNAFWAGIYDTLTGADLGTLQPSMTAIPDSDWRIYKLGTITPGPGHYVWMGPQNNPDNQDGLWLDYFELKAAE, from the coding sequence ATGAAGGTTTTCGAGTATGGCATATTACTCTGTATTCTGGCAGCGCTCCCGGCCTGTCAAGCGCCGGCGCAATCACTCACTCTCGCTGACAATGGCCGGAGCGAGTTCCGCATCGTGATTGCGAAAGACGCTTCGCCGTCCACCAAATGGGCGGCGGATGAGCTGCAGCGATGGCTCAAGGAGATGACGGGGGCGACGCTCCCAATTGCCACGGACGACTCCGCCATGACCGAGCACGAGATCGTCCTGGGCGCCAACGCGCACCTGGCGAAGCTCGGGGTTCGACCTCCCATGGATGAACTCGGCCTGGAGGGCTACATCATCCGTACCAGCGGCCCGCACCTTCTGCTCATTGGCGGCCCGGTGCGCGGCGTGGTGTACAGTGTCTTCGGGCTGCTTGAAGACCACCTCGGCTGCAGGTGGTTTACGCCGGAAGTCAGCCGGATCCCGAAGCGGAACAAACTCACCGTGGGGCCGCTGGATGAGAAGAAGATTCCGGCCCTTGAGTACCGAGAGCCTTTCGTGATGGATTGCTTCGATGGTGACTGGTGCGCGCGCAATCGTGTCAACAGCTCGGCCGGGCGCCTGGAAGACAAGCATGGCGGGAAGATCCAGTATTACGGGTTCGTCCATACCTTCAACCAGCTGGTGCCGCCCGAGAAATACTACGACGAGCACCCCGAGTACTTCTCGCTCATCAACGGCAAGCGGATGAAGGGCTACTACCAACTTTGCCTCACCAACCCCGACGTGCTGCGGATCGCCACCGAGGAAATCCGCAAGCGCATGCGCGAGCACCCCGAGGCATTCGTCTTCTCGGTTTCGCAGAACGACACGCATGGAGCCTGCCAGTGCGAAAACTGCCAGGCCATTGTTGAGCGCGAGGGTTCCGAAGCCGGTCCGCTGATTGAATTTGTCAACAAGATCGCCGACGCGGTCAAAGACGAGTTCCCGGACAAGGCAATCGACACCCTGGCCTACCAGTACACCCGCAAGGCGCCGAAGAACGTGCGCCCGCGCCCCAATGTGATCGTGCGCTTGTGCAGCATCGAGTGCTGCTTCTCCCACCCGCTGCGTACCTGTAACAGTGGCGAGAACGCTGCTTTCCGCAAGGACCTGGAAGACTGGGCGAAGGTGAGCGAACGGCTCTGGGTATGGGACTATGCCACATCTTTCGCGAACTATCTCGTCCCCTTCCCAAACCGCCACGTGCTGCGGGACAATATCCGCTTCTTTATCGAGAACAACGTCACCGGGATATTCGAGCAGAACACCTATACGACCCTTTGCGGAGAGTTCAACGCGCTGGACGGATACATGCACGCCAAGTTCCTCTGGGATCCGAACTACGACGAAGACAAGGCGATGGACGAGTTCCTCGCGGGCGTGTACGGGAAGGCAGCAACCCCGATCCGCAAGTACCTGGACATGCTCCGCGACAAGGTGGTCAACGAGAACATCCACATGCACATCTGGGAAGGCCCGAATGCTCCCTACCTGACCGACGAACTCATCGCAGAAGCCGACAAGCTCTGGGATCAGGCCGCCGCGGCGGTTGCCGACGATCCAGCTACGCTGAACCGCGTGAACGTGGCGCGACTCAGCATGGACTGGCTGATCCTGGAACGCACGAAACGGACCGTCACCAGTGCCTACGAGTTCCGCAATGGCAAATACGAGGCCGAAGCGATCCCCGGCTACCGGGAGCGCGTAGACCGGTTTTTCACCACCGCCGCGAAGAACAACCTGACGCAGCTGCGCGAGGGCGGGACTCCGCCGGAGACGCTGTGGCAGAGGCTTCGCTCGAAATCCTCTTCTTACGACGTCCTGAGCATGGGCGACCGTGCACTGTCAGTGGGCATCGTGCCCGGGCTTGGCGGGCGCATCCTCATCATGCAGTCCGAGGGCGGCCCCAACCTCCTGTCCCTGGGGGCACCCGAAGATCCCGCCTACCCGGCGACAGGTGGCTATGGTGAGTCCTGGCAAGGCGGTCTGCACGGGCCCGGCTGGTCCGACCCCTTCGAGTCCAGCCCGGTCCAAGAGACGGACGACTCGTGGTCCGTGGAGATGACCCACGATCTGGCGGACGGTGTCAAGCTAACCCGTACTGTCATGGTCCCCAAGGGCAAGGGCTACTGCGAGATTCTCTCGTGCGTGAGCAATGGGCGCGAGGATCAGCAACCGGGAGACCTGCGCGCATGTTTCGGCCTGGACCTGGGCGATGTCGACCAGGTCACCGCGATCCTGCCGGCCATGGGTGAGGAAGGCGTCATCAGCCTGTCGCTGACGCAGGACGAGGCCAAGCGGCAACTTTCCTTCACCCCCGAGCAGATCGGGGGCGGCGTGAAGTTCGTAAACCACGCCGCGGGCAAGGGAGTTGAGATCATCCCCTCCGCGCCGCAGATCGAGCGGGTCTGGGTGCGCGTGGATGCCCGTCGAGACGTGATCACCTTCGAGGTGAAGACAAGAGCCACCGTGGCCCCCGGCGAGAAGGCCTGCCTGCGCCAGTGGGTGCGGCCCCTGCGCAATGTGGCGTCCTTCGCCAGAGCCGTTCACAGTGGTGCGGAGACTCACAGCGCACGCAGACTGGTTGCCCAGGATGACGAGATTACCCTGGGCAACTACGGCAACTGGGGATGGATTGAGCAGGTTGAGGGCGCATCGGACGGCTACGCCATCCGCCTGAACAATAACCACATCGAGTGGTGCTGCCAGTGGCGCTACAATCACCAGGAGCTGGAGCCGGAAACGAAGTACGATGTGTTCGCGCGGATCAAGGTCGGGAAGAAAGGTGACGGCGGCAACGCCTTCTGGGCAGGCATCTACGACACCCTCACGGGCGCGGACCTGGGTACCTTACAGCCCTCGATGACCGCCATCCCCGACAGCGATTGGCGCATCTACAAGCTCGGAACCATCACGCCGGGCCCCGGCCATTACGTCTGGATGGGCCCGCAGAACAACCCCGACAACCAGGACGGTCTGTGGCTGGACTACTTTGAACTGAAGGCTGCCGAGTAA